Proteins found in one Triticum urartu cultivar G1812 chromosome 4, Tu2.1, whole genome shotgun sequence genomic segment:
- the LOC125554973 gene encoding uncharacterized protein LOC125554973, whose protein sequence is MADGKLDPPAGYAFEPAEHELITKFLRPRIAAGPDAFFASRLIHEFDAYSAAPGDLVEMYQHAQGTDKGDGKGGVWYFFTHARRHQTKGGRGGGRRQRAVADAGEGYCWHSEKGGIPVLDNQGKLVGHRRNLSYVKKLPREKEKIRIGWCMAEYSLDGDGKQDGLVLCKVCVSRHRSETTYDEVINAPGSRKRKAADVQHPDAPRTQTPRRQEPPIVQQPGMLHEYGRWFMSDEGETLLPPGAVDDGSVDPGGFFTDDMLQDFPELHDAVVAQGFLPGKLDGAVQEGIGAAEDEDDAFRCTLDELLGFCDDTTVLV, encoded by the coding sequence ATGGCCGACGGCAAGTTGGATCCTCCCGCCGGCTACGCCTTCGAACCAGCCGAGCACGAGCTGATCACCAAGTTCCTCCGGCCACGGATCGCCGCCGGACCGGACGCCTTCTTCGCCAGCCGCCTCATCCACGAGTTCGACGCCTACTCCGCCGCCCCCGGCGACCTCGTCGAGATGTATCAACACGCGCAAGGAACGGACAAGGGCGACGGGAAAGGGGGCGTCTGGTACTTCTTCACCCATGCCCGTCGTCACCAGACCAAAGGCGGCCGCGGTGGCGGGAGGCGGCAGCGTGCCGTGGCCGACGCCGGCGAGGGTTACTGCTGGCACTCGGAGAAGGGCGGGATCCCTGTGCTAGACAACCAAGGTAAACTCGTAGGCCATAGAAGAAACCTCAGCTACGTCAAGAAGTTGcctagagaaaaagagaagatcAGGATCGGCTGGTGCATGGCCGAGTACAGCCTCGACGGCGACGGCAAGCAAGACGGCTTGGTGCTCTGCAAGGTCTGCGTCTCTCGTCACAGGAGCGAGACCACATACGACGAGGTAATCAATGCCCCCGGTTCcaggaaaaggaaggccgccgACGTCCAGCACCCGGATGCTCCACGGACCCAAACCCCACGCCGCCAGGAACCGCCGATCGTCCAACAACCCGGGATGCTTCACGAGTATGGGCGCTGGTTCATGTCCGACGAAGGCGAGACGTTGTTGCCGCCCGGAGCAGTGGACGACGGCAGCGTGGATCCAGGCGGGTTCTTCACCGACGACATGCTTCAAGATTTTCCCGAGCTCCATGACGCTGTGGTGGCGCAGGGGTTCTTGCCCGGTAAACTCGACGGCGCAGTCCAAGAAGGCATTGGCGCTGCAGAGGATGAAGACGACGCCTTCCGGTGCACGTTAGATGAGCTGCTCGGCTTCTGCGACGACACGACTGTACTAGTCTAG